From the genome of Ectobacillus sp. JY-23, one region includes:
- the gyrB gene encoding DNA topoisomerase (ATP-hydrolyzing) subunit B, whose protein sequence is MEQKQAQEQTYDESQIQVLEGLEAVRKRPGMYIGSTNAKGLHHLVWEIVDNSIDEALAGYCTEVNVVIEEDNSITVKDNGRGIPVGIHEKMGRPAVEVIMTVLHAGGKFGGGGYKVSGGLHGVGASVVNALSSKLDVYVYREGKTHYQEYKRGVPSEDLKVIGEADHTGTTIHFVPDTEIFTETIEYDYDTLANRLRELAFLNRGIKLTIEDKRENPRKKEFHYEGGIKSYVEHLNRTKEAIHEEPVYVEGSRDGINVEIALQYNEGYTSNIYSFANNIHTYEGGTHEVGFKTALTRVINDYARKNNLIKESDSNLIGEDVREGITAIVSVKHPDPQFEGQTKTKLGNSEARTITESVFSETFEKFLLENPSVARKIVEKGLMAARARVAAKKARELTRRKNALEISSLPGKLADCSTKDPSISELYIVEGDSAGGSAKQGRDRHFQAILPLRGKIINVEKARLDKILSNNEVRAMVTAIGTGIGGDFDIEKARYHKIIIMTDADVDGAHIRTLLLTFFYRYMRQIIEYGYVYIAQPPLYKIQQGKKVQYAYNNKELEKALSELPAQPKPGIQRYKGLGEMNPGQLWETTMDPEVRTLLQVNLQDAIEADETFETLMGDKVEPRRNFIQDNARYVQNLDI, encoded by the coding sequence ATGGAACAGAAACAAGCGCAAGAGCAGACATATGATGAAAGTCAAATTCAGGTTCTTGAAGGCCTAGAAGCAGTCAGAAAGCGTCCAGGTATGTATATAGGTTCTACCAATGCTAAAGGTCTACACCATTTGGTATGGGAGATTGTAGATAATAGTATTGATGAGGCACTCGCTGGCTATTGTACAGAGGTCAATGTTGTTATTGAGGAAGACAATAGTATTACTGTTAAAGATAATGGCCGTGGTATCCCTGTAGGTATTCATGAAAAAATGGGAAGACCTGCTGTAGAGGTTATCATGACGGTCCTTCATGCTGGAGGAAAGTTTGGTGGAGGCGGTTATAAAGTTTCCGGTGGTTTGCATGGCGTCGGTGCATCAGTTGTTAACGCTTTGTCTTCTAAGTTAGATGTATACGTATATCGCGAAGGGAAAACCCATTATCAAGAATATAAACGCGGTGTACCTTCAGAAGATCTTAAGGTTATTGGTGAAGCTGATCATACGGGCACAACTATACATTTTGTACCCGATACAGAGATCTTTACTGAGACTATAGAGTATGACTACGATACATTGGCAAATCGCCTTCGTGAGCTTGCCTTCTTAAATAGGGGTATTAAGCTTACGATTGAAGATAAGCGTGAAAATCCTCGTAAAAAAGAATTTCACTATGAGGGCGGCATTAAGTCTTATGTAGAGCACCTTAATCGTACAAAAGAAGCAATTCATGAAGAACCTGTATACGTTGAAGGCTCTCGTGATGGCATTAATGTTGAGATTGCGTTGCAGTACAATGAAGGATACACAAGTAATATTTACTCCTTTGCTAACAACATTCACACGTATGAAGGTGGTACACACGAAGTTGGTTTCAAAACTGCCTTAACTCGTGTTATTAATGACTACGCTAGAAAGAACAATTTAATTAAAGAAAGTGACAGCAATTTAATTGGGGAAGATGTGCGCGAAGGAATCACTGCAATTGTTTCTGTTAAACATCCAGATCCTCAGTTTGAAGGGCAAACGAAAACAAAGCTAGGTAACAGTGAAGCTCGTACTATTACAGAGTCTGTTTTCTCTGAGACGTTTGAAAAGTTTCTACTTGAAAATCCGTCCGTTGCAAGGAAAATTGTAGAAAAAGGTTTAATGGCAGCCAGAGCAAGGGTTGCTGCAAAGAAGGCAAGGGAACTTACCCGTAGGAAAAATGCGCTGGAGATTTCGAGTCTACCAGGAAAGCTAGCTGATTGCTCTACGAAAGATCCGTCAATTAGCGAGTTATATATTGTAGAGGGCGACTCTGCTGGTGGTTCAGCGAAACAAGGTCGTGATCGTCATTTTCAAGCAATTTTACCACTTCGTGGAAAGATTATTAACGTAGAGAAGGCCAGATTAGATAAGATTCTATCTAATAACGAAGTACGTGCAATGGTGACAGCAATTGGTACAGGTATTGGTGGAGATTTTGATATTGAGAAAGCTCGTTATCATAAGATTATTATTATGACCGATGCTGATGTAGATGGTGCTCATATACGTACTCTATTGTTAACGTTCTTCTATCGTTATATGCGTCAAATTATTGAATATGGATATGTGTATATCGCACAGCCACCTCTTTATAAGATTCAACAAGGAAAGAAAGTTCAATATGCTTATAACAATAAAGAACTTGAAAAAGCACTTTCTGAACTACCTGCTCAGCCAAAACCAGGTATTCAACGGTATAAAGGTCTTGGTGAGATGAATCCAGGACAGCTTTGGGAAACAACGATGGATCCTGAGGTGCGGACATTGCTTCAAGTAAATCTACAAGATGCTATTGAAGCAGATGAAACTTTTGAGACATTGATGGGAGATAAGGTAGAGCCGCGCAGAAACTTTATCCAAGACAATGCAAGATACGTGCAAAACCTTGATATTTAA
- the gyrA gene encoding DNA gyrase subunit A: MSDNQQARVREINISQEMRSSFLDYAMSVIVSRALPDVRDGLKPVHRRILYAMNDLGIVADKPYKKSARIVGEVIGKYHPHGDSAVYDTMVRMAQDFNQRYMLVDGHGNFGSVDGDAAAAMRYTEARMSKISMELVRDISKNTIDYQDNYDGAEREPIVLPARFPNLLVNGATGIAVGMATNIPPHQLGEVIDGILALSKNPDITISELMEFIPGPDFPTAGQILGRSGIRRAYETGRGSVIIRAKVEIEERSNNRQSIIVSELPYQVNKAKLIEKIAELVRDKKIDGITDLRDESDRNGMRIVMEVRRDANANVLLNNLYKQTALQTSFGINMLSLVDGEPKVLDLKQCLYHYLEHQKVVIKRRTAYELEKAEARAHILEGLRIALDHLDEVISLIRGSRTTEEARQGLIERFNLSDKQAQAILDMRLQRLTGLERDKIEDEYRELLQLIAELKAILADEEKVLEIIREELLEIKERFNDMRRTEIVSGGLESIEDEDLIPEQNIVITLTHNGYIKRLPASTYKTQKRGGRGVQGMGTNDDDFVEHLLTTSTHDHILFFTNKGKVYRTKGYEIPEYSRTAKGIPIINLLEVEKGEWVNAIIPIREFSDDHYLFFSTKHGLAKRTPLSSFANIRNNGLIAITLREEDELISVRLTSGDKDIIVGTSDGMLIRFHEEDVRSMGRTAAGVKAISLGDEDYVVGMEIAEDSMDVLIVTKNGYGKRTPIAEYRMQSRGGKGLKTCNITDKNGKLVALKSVQGEEDIMLITVAGVLIRIPVDQISRMGRNTQGVKLIRLEGDQEVATVAKTERQDEEEIIDIEE, translated from the coding sequence ATGTCAGACAACCAACAAGCTCGAGTTCGAGAAATAAATATTAGCCAAGAGATGCGTTCTTCATTTTTAGATTATGCTATGAGTGTTATTGTATCTCGTGCTTTACCTGATGTACGTGACGGTTTAAAACCTGTACATCGAAGAATTTTGTATGCTATGAATGATTTAGGTATTGTTGCGGATAAACCGTACAAGAAATCCGCGCGTATTGTAGGAGAAGTTATTGGTAAGTATCACCCTCATGGTGATTCTGCGGTATATGACACAATGGTACGTATGGCACAGGATTTTAACCAGCGCTATATGTTAGTAGATGGTCATGGTAACTTTGGATCTGTTGACGGAGACGCAGCTGCAGCTATGCGTTATACGGAAGCAAGAATGTCTAAAATTTCAATGGAGTTAGTTCGAGATATCTCCAAAAACACAATTGATTATCAAGATAACTATGACGGTGCAGAAAGAGAACCAATTGTATTACCTGCACGTTTTCCTAATCTACTTGTTAACGGAGCAACAGGAATTGCTGTCGGAATGGCAACAAATATTCCGCCTCATCAGCTCGGAGAAGTCATTGATGGAATACTGGCGCTAAGTAAAAATCCTGATATTACCATTTCTGAACTTATGGAGTTTATTCCTGGCCCAGATTTCCCTACTGCGGGGCAAATTTTGGGAAGAAGCGGAATTCGCCGAGCTTATGAAACAGGGCGAGGCAGTGTAATAATTCGCGCGAAGGTAGAAATTGAAGAGCGCAGTAACAATCGTCAATCTATTATAGTGAGTGAGCTACCTTATCAAGTTAACAAAGCAAAACTCATTGAAAAGATTGCTGAACTAGTTCGCGACAAAAAGATAGATGGAATCACTGACCTTAGGGATGAATCAGATCGTAATGGTATGCGTATTGTCATGGAAGTTAGACGCGATGCTAATGCCAATGTATTGCTGAACAATTTATATAAACAAACAGCTTTGCAAACGAGCTTCGGTATCAACATGTTATCTCTAGTAGATGGTGAACCTAAGGTTTTAGATTTAAAGCAGTGTTTATATCACTATTTAGAGCACCAAAAGGTAGTTATCAAGAGACGTACAGCATATGAACTTGAAAAAGCGGAAGCACGTGCTCATATCTTAGAAGGGTTGCGAATTGCGCTAGACCATTTAGACGAGGTTATTAGTTTAATTCGTGGATCTCGCACCACTGAGGAAGCAAGACAAGGATTAATTGAGCGTTTTAATCTGAGTGATAAGCAAGCGCAAGCGATTCTTGATATGCGTCTACAACGTTTAACAGGCTTAGAACGAGATAAGATTGAAGATGAATATAGAGAGCTACTACAGTTAATCGCAGAGTTAAAAGCTATTTTAGCTGATGAAGAGAAAGTACTAGAAATCATCAGGGAAGAATTGTTAGAAATTAAAGAGCGATTTAATGATATGCGTCGAACAGAAATCGTTTCTGGCGGTCTTGAGTCTATAGAGGATGAGGATTTAATACCGGAACAAAATATAGTTATTACGCTAACTCATAATGGATACATTAAGAGACTGCCTGCTTCCACGTATAAAACGCAGAAGCGCGGCGGCCGAGGTGTACAAGGAATGGGTACAAATGACGATGATTTTGTTGAGCATTTGCTGACAACTTCAACACATGACCATATTCTCTTCTTTACTAATAAAGGAAAGGTATATCGAACAAAGGGATATGAAATTCCAGAGTACAGTCGTACTGCTAAAGGTATACCCATCATTAATCTATTAGAAGTAGAAAAAGGAGAATGGGTTAATGCGATTATCCCAATTCGTGAATTTAGTGACGATCATTATCTATTCTTCAGCACAAAACATGGTTTGGCAAAGAGAACACCGTTATCTTCATTCGCAAACATTAGAAATAATGGTCTAATTGCAATCACATTACGTGAAGAAGATGAGCTTATTTCTGTACGCTTAACAAGTGGAGATAAAGATATTATCGTAGGAACGAGCGATGGTATGTTAATCCGTTTCCATGAAGAAGATGTACGCTCGATGGGAAGAACAGCGGCGGGTGTTAAAGCGATTAGTTTAGGTGATGAAGATTATGTGGTAGGCATGGAAATAGCTGAAGACAGCATGGACGTATTAATTGTCACTAAAAACGGCTATGGCAAACGAACACCTATTGCTGAATATCGTATGCAAAGTCGTGGTGGAAAAGGTCTAAAAACATGCAACATAACAGATAAGAATGGTAAGCTTGTTGCTTTGAAGTCCGTTCAAGGCGAAGAAGATATTATGTTGATTACGGTTGCTGGCGTACTTATCCGTATACCAGTTGATCAAATCTCGAGAATGGGCAGAAACACACAGGGTGTAAAACTCATTCGATTAGAGGGCGATCAAGAGGTTGCGACTGTGGCTAAAACAGAAAGACAAGATGAAGAAGAAATAATAGATATAGAAGAATAA
- a CDS encoding YaaC family protein has product MDINLIWRELSFFTSSLHSQKYLSHCYKQLKIAEHDKKSFDNCYPFIYYLEHGKSYYESAKISPLSIRPVLLFYGMIQLLKACLLTVDPNYPESTSVLAHGVTTRKRKKQSYEFLQDEVKIQRNGLYTHIAEKMFYMRHLEGEKCSMENLLKLVGELGRLFTYSKKAPELYPIVRMDDHIVSISKLVLDRYNMTEKRFIEYLQTACPSLHIEPSTKKDKHNIILHSPKTNWAGLQKSPLVYHMYEDTYYLPSNREQMSAFSEILVHYLVLYNLSMISRYETEWWSELLHSYATEDYPFINQFLAVSADKIPYYIYHYLMSKA; this is encoded by the coding sequence ATGGATATAAACCTGATTTGGAGGGAGCTTAGTTTTTTTACTTCCTCCTTACATTCCCAAAAATATCTTTCTCATTGTTATAAACAATTAAAGATTGCAGAGCACGATAAGAAAAGCTTTGATAACTGTTACCCGTTTATTTATTATCTTGAACATGGTAAGAGTTATTATGAGTCCGCAAAAATATCGCCTCTTTCTATTCGTCCTGTTCTTTTGTTTTACGGTATGATTCAACTGCTAAAGGCTTGTCTCTTAACAGTAGACCCCAATTATCCAGAATCTACATCTGTTTTAGCACATGGTGTAACAACACGAAAACGAAAGAAACAAAGCTACGAATTTCTGCAAGATGAAGTGAAAATACAAAGAAACGGTTTATATACTCATATTGCAGAAAAGATGTTTTATATGCGTCATCTAGAGGGTGAAAAGTGTAGTATGGAAAATTTACTGAAACTGGTCGGAGAGTTAGGAAGGCTCTTTACATACAGCAAAAAGGCTCCTGAGCTCTATCCTATTGTACGAATGGATGATCACATAGTTTCTATATCTAAGCTAGTTTTAGACCGCTACAACATGACTGAGAAGCGTTTTATTGAATACTTACAAACTGCCTGTCCTTCTTTACATATAGAGCCCTCTACTAAAAAAGATAAGCATAACATTATATTGCATTCACCTAAGACAAATTGGGCTGGATTACAAAAAAGTCCACTTGTCTATCATATGTATGAAGATACCTATTATTTGCCAAGCAATCGCGAACAAATGAGTGCCTTTTCTGAAATACTAGTTCATTATTTAGTGCTCTATAATTTGAGCATGATCTCCAGGTATGAAACAGAGTGGTGGAGTGAGCTCTTACACAGTTATGCGACAGAAGATTATCCTTTTATTAATCAATTTCTAGCTGTATCTGCTGATAAAATTCCTTATTATATCTATCATTACTTAATGTCTAAAGCTTAA